A part of Mycteria americana isolate JAX WOST 10 ecotype Jacksonville Zoo and Gardens chromosome 28, USCA_MyAme_1.0, whole genome shotgun sequence genomic DNA contains:
- the CC2D1A gene encoding coiled-coil and C2 domain-containing protein 1A isoform X5 codes for MRGAGPAGSCSLLGRRQAKCDDDGGFCDGGAVKRGVLLTAAGGAGSDWGPAPSRSAGPARDGAMSKARRPPPPPGRGAAIARQMGLLVDLSPEGTAGDDAGDDAAELEAELLALVGGRAAPGEEPKGKTPLPMEAIERMAALCMKDLDEEEGDDDEEVEDEDDLMAELQEVLGEEEGSGDAPTPPAKVPEAPPEPSGVESTLAERAGMYRTAIANARQAGDGSRVRRYERGLKTLENMLASVKKGKKIDEEEIPPPVALGKGASDPPPAPASPLPAARPGSPQPPAASAPKPQPPPVLPKPQVLPVSSPETKPAPPSPSSHPGSDRASAEALLRGRQREYKLAALQAKQRGDLETATKYYRVAKGFDSLLEAAGKGQPVELSSVPPPPDQLPQELSSGRPQSAAAVPVPEAKPASPAADIPPAPRDTLEALQQRMERYKTAAAQAKSKGDDRKARMHERIVKQYQDAIRAHKAGKTVDFSELPVPPGFQPIQGAETPSGDQSIAGVLETAMKLANQEVHEEEDGAEEAKPAARPAAARAAAPSQPKQPPPPPRASSAGAPNSAGAAKPAPKTMAKAQQQLAFLEGRRKQLMQAALRAKQKNDIEGAKLFLRQAKGLDPMIEASRNGLPVDITKVPEAPVNKEDFVLVQRRGVRISPEAASQYLELMKLIKQQHEMCVNYSKQFTHLGNIAETTKFEKLAEDCKQNMEILKQAHARGFPLPKYHYEQRTFSVIKIFPELNSNDMVLLIVKGINLPAPPGVAPNDLDAFVRFEFPYPNAEEAQKDKTNVVKNTDSPEFREQFKLYMNRGHRGLKRVLQTKGIKFEVAHKGGLFKTDRVVGTAQLKLEALETTCEIREIIELLDGRRPTGGKLEVIVRIREPLSSQQLETRTERWLVINPSTVPPVAVPKPKPAVAPAKEANNRSVPALPSLNLLAFDQEKLERKMLAYKQAQRPIPPELREQHQDLARRSHCLRSRLQQGDPPFRKEYLAQLERYLHLYTEAARRLGTEGNRDAAKEALYKRNLVESELQKLRR; via the exons ATGCGCGGCGCGGGGCCCGCTGGGAGTTGTAGTCTCCTCGGGCGCCGTCAAGCGAAATGCGACGACGACGGCGGCTTTTGCGACGGCGGCGCCGTAAAGCGCGGCGTGTTGTTGACAGCGGCGGGAGGAGCAGGAA GTGACTGGGGCCCCGCACCCTCCCGCAGCGCTGGCCCGGCGAGGGACGGAGCCATGAGCAAAGCCAGgaggccgcccccgccgccaggcCGTGGTGCCGCCATCGCCAGGCAG atgGGTTTGCTGGTGGACCTCTCTCCGGAGGGGACGGCGGGGGACGATGCCGGGGACGATGCCGCCGAGCTGGAGGCCGAGCTGCTGGCGCTGGTGGGAGGCCGAGCTGCGCCGGGAGAGGAGCCCAAGGGGAAAA cccctttgCCGATGGAGGCGATTGAGAGGATGGCCGCCCTCTGCATGAAGGACCTGGACGAGGAGGAGGGGGATGACGACGAAGAGGTGGAAGACGAAGACGATCTCATG GCCgagctgcaggaggtgctgggcgaagaggaggggagcggggacgcGCCGACGCCTCCCGCCAAG GTGCCGGAGGCGCCTCCGGAGCCCAGCGGCGTCGAGTCCACGCTGGCGGAGCGGGCAGGCATGTACCGGACGGCCATCGCCAACGCCAGGCAGGCCGGGGACGGCTCCAGGGTGCGGCGCTACGAGAGGGGCCTCAAG ACGCTGGAGAACATGCTGGCCTCTgtcaagaagggaaaaaagatcGACGAGGAGGAAATCCCCCCTCCGGTGGCGCTGGGGAAGGGCGCGAGCgacccgccgcccgccccggcgtccccgctgcccgccgcccgccccggctccccgcagccgcccgctgcctctgcccccaAGCCGCAGCCGCCCCCCGTTCTCCCAAAGCCCCAGGTCCTTCCCGTCAGCTCTCCGGAGACGAAACCAGCTCCTCCCTCGCCGTCTTCCCACCCAG GCTCTGACCGTGCCAGCGCCGAGGCCCTgctgcggggccggcagcgggagTACAAGCTGGCGGCGCTGCAAGCCAAGCAGCGCGGAGACCTGGAGACGGCCACGAAGTACTACCGGGTGGCAAAG GGCTTTGACTCCCTGCTCGAAGCGGCGGGGAAGGGCCAGCCGGTGGAGCTGAGCAGCGTGCCGCCTCCTCCCG acCAGCTGCCACAGGAGTTGTCGTCTGGCCGGCCGCAGTCTGCCGCGGCGGTGCCTGTGCCGGAAGCTAAACCGGCATCTCCCGCGGCAG AcatccccccggctccccgcgaCACGCTGgaggctctgcagcagaggatgGAGCGGTACAAGACGGCGGCGGCGCAGGCCAAGAGCAAGGGAGACGACCGGAAGGCCCGGATGCACGAGCGCATCGTCAAG CAATACCAGGACGCCATCCGGGCGCACAAAGCGGGGAAAACGGTGGATTTCTCGGAGTTGCCTGTTCCGCCAG GCTTCCAGCCCATCCAGGGTGCCGAGACGCCGTCCGGAGACCAAAGCATCGCCGGCGTGCTGGAAACGGCCATGAAGCTGGCCAACCAGGAGGTCCACGAGGAGGAGGACGGTGCCGAGGAGGCCAAG cctgccgcccgccctgccgcggCGAGAGCCGCCGCTCCCTCCCAGCCCAAGCAgccgccaccgcctccccggGCGTCCTCCGCGGGTGCCCCGAATTCTGCTGGAGCGGCCAAGCCAGCCCCCAAAACCATGGCGAAAG cccagcagcagTTGGCGTTCCTGGAAGGCCGGAGGAAGCAGCTGATGCAGGCCGCTCTCCGCGCCAAGCAGAAGAACGACATCGAGGGGGCAAAGCTCTTCCTGCGCCAGGCCAAAGGGCTGGACCCCATGATCGAGGCCTCGCGGAACGGCCTGCCCGTCGATATCACCAAG GTCCCCGAAGCCCCCGTGAACAAGGAGGACTTCGTGCTCGTGCAGCGTCGGGGGGTGCGCATCTCCCCCGAGGCGGCCAGCCAGTACCTGGAGCTGATGAAGCTGATCAAGCAGCAGCACGAG ATGTGCGTGAATTACTCCAAGCAGTTCACTCACCTGGGGAACATCGCGGAGACGACCAA GTTCGAGAAGCTGGCCGAGGACTGCAAGCAGAACATGGAGATCCTGAAGCAGGCCCACGCCCGGGGCTTCCCGCTGCCCAAGTACCATTACGAGCAGCGAACCTTCAGCGTCATCAA GATCTTTCCGGAGCTGAACAGCAACGACATGGTGCTGTTGATAGTGAAGGGGATCAACCTCCCGGCGCCGCCAG GTGTGGCTCCCAACGACCTGGACGCCTTCGTGCGCTTCGAGTTCCCCTACCCCAACGCG GAGGAAGCTCAGAAAGACAAGACCAACGTCGTCAAAAACACCGATTCTCCCG AGTTCAGGGAGCAGTTCAAGCTGTACATGAACCGAGGGCACCGCGGGCTCAAGCGCGTCCTTCAGACCAAAGGCATCAAGTTCGAAGTGGCGCACAAGGG GGGGCTGTTCAAGACGGACCGCGTCGTCGGCACGGCCCAGCTCAAGCTGGAGGCGCTGGAGACGACGTGCGAGATTCGGGAGATCATCGAG ctgctggacGGCCGCCGGCCCACGGGGGGGAAGCTGGAAGTGATCGTGCGGATCAGGGAGCCCCTGAGCTCCCAGCAGCTGGAGACGAGGACGGAGCGCTGGCTGGTCATCAACCCCAGCACCGTGCCCCCG GTCGCCGTCCCCAAGCCCAAACCAGCCGTCGCTCCCGCAAAGGAGGCGAACAACAG gtcCGTGCCCGCGCTGCCCAGCCTCAACCTGCTGGCCTTCGaccaggagaagctggagaggaaG ATGCTGGCCTACAAGCAGGCGCAGCGGCCGATCCCCCCCGAACTGCGGGAGCAGCACCAGGACCTCGCCCGGCGCAGCCATTGCCTGCGGTCGCGCCTGCAGCAGGGTGACCCCCCCTTCCGCAAAG aGTACCTGGCGCAGCTGGAGCGTTACCTGCACCTCTACACCGAGGCGGCGCGGCGTCTGGGCACCGAGGGCAACCGG GACGCGGCCAAGGAAGCGCTGTACAAGAGGAACCTGGTGGAGAGCGAG ctccAAAAGCTCCGCCGATga
- the CC2D1A gene encoding coiled-coil and C2 domain-containing protein 1A isoform X2 gives MRRRRRLLRRRRRKARRVVDSGGRSRNAGPARDGAMSKARRPPPPPGRGAAIARQMGLLVDLSPEGTAGDDAGDDAAELEAELLALVGGRAAPGEEPKGKTPLPMEAIERMAALCMKDLDEEEGDDDEEVEDEDDLMAELQEVLGEEEGSGDAPTPPAKVPEAPPEPSGVESTLAERAGMYRTAIANARQAGDGSRVRRYERGLKVEEYRSDSEFYPCASSFQTLENMLASVKKGKKIDEEEIPPPVALGKGASDPPPAPASPLPAARPGSPQPPAASAPKPQPPPVLPKPQVLPVSSPETKPAPPSPSSHPGSDRASAEALLRGRQREYKLAALQAKQRGDLETATKYYRVAKGFDSLLEAAGKGQPVELSSVPPPPDQLPQELSSGRPQSAAAVPVPEAKPASPAADIPPAPRDTLEALQQRMERYKTAAAQAKSKGDDRKARMHERIVKQYQDAIRAHKAGKTVDFSELPVPPGFQPIQGAETPSGDQSIAGVLETAMKLANQEVHEEEDGAEEAKPAARPAAARAAAPSQPKQPPPPPRASSAGAPNSAGAAKPAPKTMAKAQQQLAFLEGRRKQLMQAALRAKQKNDIEGAKLFLRQAKGLDPMIEASRNGLPVDITKVPEAPVNKEDFVLVQRRGVRISPEAASQYLELMKLIKQQHEMCVNYSKQFTHLGNIAETTKFEKLAEDCKQNMEILKQAHARGFPLPKYHYEQRTFSVIKIFPELNSNDMVLLIVKGINLPAPPGVAPNDLDAFVRFEFPYPNAEEAQKDKTNVVKNTDSPEFREQFKLYMNRGHRGLKRVLQTKGIKFEVAHKGGLFKTDRVVGTAQLKLEALETTCEIREIIELLDGRRPTGGKLEVIVRIREPLSSQQLETRTERWLVINPSTVPPVAVPKPKPAVAPAKEANNRRVPGGCRARAAARWRCGQGTPGRRGLGTLFRGLFGA, from the exons ATGCGACGACGACGGCGGCTTTTGCGACGGCGGCGCCGTAAAGCGCGGCGTGTTGTTGACAGCGGCGGGAGGAGCAGGAA CGCTGGCCCGGCGAGGGACGGAGCCATGAGCAAAGCCAGgaggccgcccccgccgccaggcCGTGGTGCCGCCATCGCCAGGCAG atgGGTTTGCTGGTGGACCTCTCTCCGGAGGGGACGGCGGGGGACGATGCCGGGGACGATGCCGCCGAGCTGGAGGCCGAGCTGCTGGCGCTGGTGGGAGGCCGAGCTGCGCCGGGAGAGGAGCCCAAGGGGAAAA cccctttgCCGATGGAGGCGATTGAGAGGATGGCCGCCCTCTGCATGAAGGACCTGGACGAGGAGGAGGGGGATGACGACGAAGAGGTGGAAGACGAAGACGATCTCATG GCCgagctgcaggaggtgctgggcgaagaggaggggagcggggacgcGCCGACGCCTCCCGCCAAG GTGCCGGAGGCGCCTCCGGAGCCCAGCGGCGTCGAGTCCACGCTGGCGGAGCGGGCAGGCATGTACCGGACGGCCATCGCCAACGCCAGGCAGGCCGGGGACGGCTCCAGGGTGCGGCGCTACGAGAGGGGCCTCAAG gTAGAGGAATATCGGAGCGACAGCGAGTTTTACCCTTGTGCGTCTTCCTTCCAGACGCTGGAGAACATGCTGGCCTCTgtcaagaagggaaaaaagatcGACGAGGAGGAAATCCCCCCTCCGGTGGCGCTGGGGAAGGGCGCGAGCgacccgccgcccgccccggcgtccccgctgcccgccgcccgccccggctccccgcagccgcccgctgcctctgcccccaAGCCGCAGCCGCCCCCCGTTCTCCCAAAGCCCCAGGTCCTTCCCGTCAGCTCTCCGGAGACGAAACCAGCTCCTCCCTCGCCGTCTTCCCACCCAG GCTCTGACCGTGCCAGCGCCGAGGCCCTgctgcggggccggcagcgggagTACAAGCTGGCGGCGCTGCAAGCCAAGCAGCGCGGAGACCTGGAGACGGCCACGAAGTACTACCGGGTGGCAAAG GGCTTTGACTCCCTGCTCGAAGCGGCGGGGAAGGGCCAGCCGGTGGAGCTGAGCAGCGTGCCGCCTCCTCCCG acCAGCTGCCACAGGAGTTGTCGTCTGGCCGGCCGCAGTCTGCCGCGGCGGTGCCTGTGCCGGAAGCTAAACCGGCATCTCCCGCGGCAG AcatccccccggctccccgcgaCACGCTGgaggctctgcagcagaggatgGAGCGGTACAAGACGGCGGCGGCGCAGGCCAAGAGCAAGGGAGACGACCGGAAGGCCCGGATGCACGAGCGCATCGTCAAG CAATACCAGGACGCCATCCGGGCGCACAAAGCGGGGAAAACGGTGGATTTCTCGGAGTTGCCTGTTCCGCCAG GCTTCCAGCCCATCCAGGGTGCCGAGACGCCGTCCGGAGACCAAAGCATCGCCGGCGTGCTGGAAACGGCCATGAAGCTGGCCAACCAGGAGGTCCACGAGGAGGAGGACGGTGCCGAGGAGGCCAAG cctgccgcccgccctgccgcggCGAGAGCCGCCGCTCCCTCCCAGCCCAAGCAgccgccaccgcctccccggGCGTCCTCCGCGGGTGCCCCGAATTCTGCTGGAGCGGCCAAGCCAGCCCCCAAAACCATGGCGAAAG cccagcagcagTTGGCGTTCCTGGAAGGCCGGAGGAAGCAGCTGATGCAGGCCGCTCTCCGCGCCAAGCAGAAGAACGACATCGAGGGGGCAAAGCTCTTCCTGCGCCAGGCCAAAGGGCTGGACCCCATGATCGAGGCCTCGCGGAACGGCCTGCCCGTCGATATCACCAAG GTCCCCGAAGCCCCCGTGAACAAGGAGGACTTCGTGCTCGTGCAGCGTCGGGGGGTGCGCATCTCCCCCGAGGCGGCCAGCCAGTACCTGGAGCTGATGAAGCTGATCAAGCAGCAGCACGAG ATGTGCGTGAATTACTCCAAGCAGTTCACTCACCTGGGGAACATCGCGGAGACGACCAA GTTCGAGAAGCTGGCCGAGGACTGCAAGCAGAACATGGAGATCCTGAAGCAGGCCCACGCCCGGGGCTTCCCGCTGCCCAAGTACCATTACGAGCAGCGAACCTTCAGCGTCATCAA GATCTTTCCGGAGCTGAACAGCAACGACATGGTGCTGTTGATAGTGAAGGGGATCAACCTCCCGGCGCCGCCAG GTGTGGCTCCCAACGACCTGGACGCCTTCGTGCGCTTCGAGTTCCCCTACCCCAACGCG GAGGAAGCTCAGAAAGACAAGACCAACGTCGTCAAAAACACCGATTCTCCCG AGTTCAGGGAGCAGTTCAAGCTGTACATGAACCGAGGGCACCGCGGGCTCAAGCGCGTCCTTCAGACCAAAGGCATCAAGTTCGAAGTGGCGCACAAGGG GGGGCTGTTCAAGACGGACCGCGTCGTCGGCACGGCCCAGCTCAAGCTGGAGGCGCTGGAGACGACGTGCGAGATTCGGGAGATCATCGAG ctgctggacGGCCGCCGGCCCACGGGGGGGAAGCTGGAAGTGATCGTGCGGATCAGGGAGCCCCTGAGCTCCCAGCAGCTGGAGACGAGGACGGAGCGCTGGCTGGTCATCAACCCCAGCACCGTGCCCCCG GTCGCCGTCCCCAAGCCCAAACCAGCCGTCGCTCCCGCAAAGGAGGCGAACAACAGGCGagtgccggggggctgccgggctcGTGCCGCGGCGCGGTGGCGCTGCGGGCAGGGcacgccggggcggcgggggctcggcaCACTCTTTCGGGGGCTGTTTGGGGCTTGA
- the CC2D1A gene encoding coiled-coil and C2 domain-containing protein 1A isoform X3: MSKARRPPPPPGRGAAIARQMGLLVDLSPEGTAGDDAGDDAAELEAELLALVGGRAAPGEEPKGKTPLPMEAIERMAALCMKDLDEEEGDDDEEVEDEDDLMAELQEVLGEEEGSGDAPTPPAKVPEAPPEPSGVESTLAERAGMYRTAIANARQAGDGSRVRRYERGLKVEEYRSDSEFYPCASSFQTLENMLASVKKGKKIDEEEIPPPVALGKGASDPPPAPASPLPAARPGSPQPPAASAPKPQPPPVLPKPQVLPVSSPETKPAPPSPSSHPGSDRASAEALLRGRQREYKLAALQAKQRGDLETATKYYRVAKGFDSLLEAAGKGQPVELSSVPPPPDQLPQELSSGRPQSAAAVPVPEAKPASPAADIPPAPRDTLEALQQRMERYKTAAAQAKSKGDDRKARMHERIVKQYQDAIRAHKAGKTVDFSELPVPPGFQPIQGAETPSGDQSIAGVLETAMKLANQEVHEEEDGAEEAKPAARPAAARAAAPSQPKQPPPPPRASSAGAPNSAGAAKPAPKTMAKAQQQLAFLEGRRKQLMQAALRAKQKNDIEGAKLFLRQAKGLDPMIEASRNGLPVDITKVPEAPVNKEDFVLVQRRGVRISPEAASQYLELMKLIKQQHEMCVNYSKQFTHLGNIAETTKFEKLAEDCKQNMEILKQAHARGFPLPKYHYEQRTFSVIKIFPELNSNDMVLLIVKGINLPAPPGVAPNDLDAFVRFEFPYPNAEEAQKDKTNVVKNTDSPEFREQFKLYMNRGHRGLKRVLQTKGIKFEVAHKGGLFKTDRVVGTAQLKLEALETTCEIREIIELLDGRRPTGGKLEVIVRIREPLSSQQLETRTERWLVINPSTVPPVAVPKPKPAVAPAKEANNRRVPGGCRARAAARWRCGQGTPGRRGLGTLFRGLFGA; this comes from the exons ATGAGCAAAGCCAGgaggccgcccccgccgccaggcCGTGGTGCCGCCATCGCCAGGCAG atgGGTTTGCTGGTGGACCTCTCTCCGGAGGGGACGGCGGGGGACGATGCCGGGGACGATGCCGCCGAGCTGGAGGCCGAGCTGCTGGCGCTGGTGGGAGGCCGAGCTGCGCCGGGAGAGGAGCCCAAGGGGAAAA cccctttgCCGATGGAGGCGATTGAGAGGATGGCCGCCCTCTGCATGAAGGACCTGGACGAGGAGGAGGGGGATGACGACGAAGAGGTGGAAGACGAAGACGATCTCATG GCCgagctgcaggaggtgctgggcgaagaggaggggagcggggacgcGCCGACGCCTCCCGCCAAG GTGCCGGAGGCGCCTCCGGAGCCCAGCGGCGTCGAGTCCACGCTGGCGGAGCGGGCAGGCATGTACCGGACGGCCATCGCCAACGCCAGGCAGGCCGGGGACGGCTCCAGGGTGCGGCGCTACGAGAGGGGCCTCAAG gTAGAGGAATATCGGAGCGACAGCGAGTTTTACCCTTGTGCGTCTTCCTTCCAGACGCTGGAGAACATGCTGGCCTCTgtcaagaagggaaaaaagatcGACGAGGAGGAAATCCCCCCTCCGGTGGCGCTGGGGAAGGGCGCGAGCgacccgccgcccgccccggcgtccccgctgcccgccgcccgccccggctccccgcagccgcccgctgcctctgcccccaAGCCGCAGCCGCCCCCCGTTCTCCCAAAGCCCCAGGTCCTTCCCGTCAGCTCTCCGGAGACGAAACCAGCTCCTCCCTCGCCGTCTTCCCACCCAG GCTCTGACCGTGCCAGCGCCGAGGCCCTgctgcggggccggcagcgggagTACAAGCTGGCGGCGCTGCAAGCCAAGCAGCGCGGAGACCTGGAGACGGCCACGAAGTACTACCGGGTGGCAAAG GGCTTTGACTCCCTGCTCGAAGCGGCGGGGAAGGGCCAGCCGGTGGAGCTGAGCAGCGTGCCGCCTCCTCCCG acCAGCTGCCACAGGAGTTGTCGTCTGGCCGGCCGCAGTCTGCCGCGGCGGTGCCTGTGCCGGAAGCTAAACCGGCATCTCCCGCGGCAG AcatccccccggctccccgcgaCACGCTGgaggctctgcagcagaggatgGAGCGGTACAAGACGGCGGCGGCGCAGGCCAAGAGCAAGGGAGACGACCGGAAGGCCCGGATGCACGAGCGCATCGTCAAG CAATACCAGGACGCCATCCGGGCGCACAAAGCGGGGAAAACGGTGGATTTCTCGGAGTTGCCTGTTCCGCCAG GCTTCCAGCCCATCCAGGGTGCCGAGACGCCGTCCGGAGACCAAAGCATCGCCGGCGTGCTGGAAACGGCCATGAAGCTGGCCAACCAGGAGGTCCACGAGGAGGAGGACGGTGCCGAGGAGGCCAAG cctgccgcccgccctgccgcggCGAGAGCCGCCGCTCCCTCCCAGCCCAAGCAgccgccaccgcctccccggGCGTCCTCCGCGGGTGCCCCGAATTCTGCTGGAGCGGCCAAGCCAGCCCCCAAAACCATGGCGAAAG cccagcagcagTTGGCGTTCCTGGAAGGCCGGAGGAAGCAGCTGATGCAGGCCGCTCTCCGCGCCAAGCAGAAGAACGACATCGAGGGGGCAAAGCTCTTCCTGCGCCAGGCCAAAGGGCTGGACCCCATGATCGAGGCCTCGCGGAACGGCCTGCCCGTCGATATCACCAAG GTCCCCGAAGCCCCCGTGAACAAGGAGGACTTCGTGCTCGTGCAGCGTCGGGGGGTGCGCATCTCCCCCGAGGCGGCCAGCCAGTACCTGGAGCTGATGAAGCTGATCAAGCAGCAGCACGAG ATGTGCGTGAATTACTCCAAGCAGTTCACTCACCTGGGGAACATCGCGGAGACGACCAA GTTCGAGAAGCTGGCCGAGGACTGCAAGCAGAACATGGAGATCCTGAAGCAGGCCCACGCCCGGGGCTTCCCGCTGCCCAAGTACCATTACGAGCAGCGAACCTTCAGCGTCATCAA GATCTTTCCGGAGCTGAACAGCAACGACATGGTGCTGTTGATAGTGAAGGGGATCAACCTCCCGGCGCCGCCAG GTGTGGCTCCCAACGACCTGGACGCCTTCGTGCGCTTCGAGTTCCCCTACCCCAACGCG GAGGAAGCTCAGAAAGACAAGACCAACGTCGTCAAAAACACCGATTCTCCCG AGTTCAGGGAGCAGTTCAAGCTGTACATGAACCGAGGGCACCGCGGGCTCAAGCGCGTCCTTCAGACCAAAGGCATCAAGTTCGAAGTGGCGCACAAGGG GGGGCTGTTCAAGACGGACCGCGTCGTCGGCACGGCCCAGCTCAAGCTGGAGGCGCTGGAGACGACGTGCGAGATTCGGGAGATCATCGAG ctgctggacGGCCGCCGGCCCACGGGGGGGAAGCTGGAAGTGATCGTGCGGATCAGGGAGCCCCTGAGCTCCCAGCAGCTGGAGACGAGGACGGAGCGCTGGCTGGTCATCAACCCCAGCACCGTGCCCCCG GTCGCCGTCCCCAAGCCCAAACCAGCCGTCGCTCCCGCAAAGGAGGCGAACAACAGGCGagtgccggggggctgccgggctcGTGCCGCGGCGCGGTGGCGCTGCGGGCAGGGcacgccggggcggcgggggctcggcaCACTCTTTCGGGGGCTGTTTGGGGCTTGA